In Pseudorasbora parva isolate DD20220531a chromosome 9, ASM2467924v1, whole genome shotgun sequence, the following proteins share a genomic window:
- the aire gene encoding autoimmune regulator: protein MSRVEGCGESDLRSQLRACRTEIAMAITDPFPLLYGLADHDIISEQILTETLERKKKDGIHKAVYSLLTLLLDQDATVLQAFWSNLCKEYNKECYPKLESLFMNLPKGLKQVARHAGTRWVRSQSGKKRGVAEKHLTHRSHHHTKKAITSISGSKGKPMRKTDGPALSQVSVGNGVQAVSTSVQRAVAVSASEHPAGCGTVEGILIQQVIESGGAKKCIKVGGEFYSSGKLDETAGVHKAQPAQNSSHQQGEPSTRVMDVEHNDDECAVCKDGGELICCDGCPRAFHLSCLVPPLSSIPSGTWRCQLCQNNRAKDKIYNPLQSTVHPPVTETSSSSAVDFSFFSSLSSTSLSTVTGGISAPPMGLQSSDGQMVGIRVACGICHLVQGELLTCPQCLQSYHALCNFSNGKTRCRNCSRSWGPESETSSRSLQVSQHMSDHGLTPSEQLFNREEIDSIMGEVNPIDGILQWAFHNISRPLSESQGYFQ from the exons ATGTCTAGGGTGGAAGGTTGCGGAGAGTCTGACCTGCGCTCACAGCTACGAGCATGTAGGACTGAGATCGCCATGGCAATCACCGATCCTTTCCCACTGCTGTATGGGCTGGCGGATCACGACATCATCTCTGAGCAGATCCTGACG GAGACTTTAGAGCGAAAGAAAAAGGATGGGATCCACAAAGCTGTCTACTCACTGCTGACTTTGCTACTGGACCAAGACGCTACTGTCCTCCAGGCCTTCTGGAGCAATCTCTGTAAAGAGTACAACAAGGAGTGTTACCCAAAACTGGAATCCCTGTTTATGAACCTCCCCAAAG GGTTAAAGCAGGTGGCCAGACATGCTGGGACACGCTGGGTCCGCAGCCAGTCAGGCAAAAAGAGAGGGGTGGCCGAAAAACACCTGACCCACCGGTCTCATCACCACACCAAGAAAGCCATAACCTCTATCTCAG GAAGCAAAGGCAAGCCGATGAGGAAGACAGATGGTCCAGCACTTTCTCAGGTCTCAGTGGGGAACG GGGTCCAGGCGGTATCTACCTCAGTTCAGAGGGCCGTGGCTGTATCTGCCAGTGAGCATCCCGCTGGCTGTGGGACAGTGGAGGGGATTCTGATCCAGCAGGTCATTGAGTCTG GAGGTGCCAAAAAATGCATCAAGGTTGGAGGAGAATTCTACTCTTCTGGCAAACTGGATGAGACAGCTGGAGTGCACAAGGCACAGCCTGCACAAAACTCTAGTCACCAGCAGGGAGAGCCAAGCACTAGAGTCATGGAT GTAGAGCATAATGACGATgagtgtgcagtgtgtaaagatGGTGGGGAGCTCATCTGCTGTGATGGGTGTCCTCGCGCCTTCCACCTCAGCTGCCTGGTGCCGCCCCTCAGCTCCATACCCAG TGGTACATGGCGCTGTCAGCTATGCCAAAACAACAGAGCGAAAGACAAGATATACAACCCCTTGCAG TCCACAGTTCACCCTCCAGTGACAGAGACGAGCTCCAGCTCTGCTGTGGACTTCTCCTTCTTCTCCTCTCTGTCCTCCACTTCACTCTCCACAGTCACAGGAGGCATAAGCGCTCCACCCATGGGCCTCCAG TCTTCGGATGGTCAAATGGTTGGGATCAGGGTGGCTTGTGGAATTTGTCATCTCGTCCAGGGAGAGCTGCTCACCTGCCCTCAGTGCCTGCAGAGTTATCATGCTCTCTGCAACTTCTCAAA CGGAAAGACACGATGTAGGAATTGCTCCAGGTCTTGGGGACCTGAAAGCGAAACATCATCGAGGAGTCTTCAG GTGAGTCAACACATGAGTGACCACGGTTTGACGCCATCAGAGCAGCTGTTCAACAGAGAGGAAATTGACTCTATAATGGGGGAGGTGAA CCCTATAGATGGGATCCTGCAGTGGGCTTTCCACAACATTTCACGTCCTCTCTCTGAGTCTCAAGGCTATTTCCAGTGA
- the rab6bb gene encoding RAB6B, member RAS oncogene family b — protein sequence MSMGSDFGNPLRKFKLVFLGEQSVGKTSLITRFMYDSFDNTYQATIGIDFLSKTMYLEDRTVRLQLWDTAGQERFRSLIPSYIRDSTVAVVVYDITNVNSFQLTSKWIDDVRTERGSDVIIMLVGNKTDLEEKRQITIEEGEQRAKELNVMFIETSAKTGSNVKQLFRRVAAALPGMESLDDNNKEGMIDIKLDKQPDPPATESGCSC from the exons ATGTCCATGGGAAGTGACTTTGGGAACCCTTTACGGAAATTCAAACTTGTTTTTCTAGGAGAGCAAAGCG TTGGGAAAACATCGCTGATAACAAGGTTCATGTATGACAGTTTTGACAACACTTATCAG GCAACTATTGGAATTGACTTTTTATCAAAAACCATGTATCTGGAGGACCGAACT GTGAGGTTACAGCTATGGGATACCGCAGGACAGGAGCGGTTTAGGAGTCTTATCCCGAGTTACATTAGAGACTCCACAGTGGCTGTGGTGGTGTATGATATCACaa ATGTCAATTCTTTTCAGTTAACCTCCAAATGGATTGATGATGTCAGAACAGAAAGGGGAAGTGATGTCATTATCATGCTGGTCGGCAACAAGACAGACCTAGAGGAAAAGAG GCAAATCACTATAGAGGAGGGGGAGCAGAGGGCCAAAGAGctgaatgtgatgtttatcgaGACTAGTGCAAAGACTGGCAGCAATGTTAAACAG TTGTTTCGGCGAGTGGCTGCTGCTTTGCCCGGAATGGAAAGCTTGGATGATAATAACAAAGAAGGAA TGATCGACATCAAGCTGGACAAACAGCCGGATCCTCCGGCTACTGAAAGCGGGTGCTCCTGTTAG